TTATATCCAATGTGTGGATTTTACCATCTCCTGTGGAGGTAGTAATTCTTAAAGGTTTTCCTGTGGTTATTTGGGCAAATAATAATACACCAGCTGCTCCAATACCTTGCTGACCTCTTGATTGTACCAGCCTATGCATCTTTGAACCTGCGAGCATTTTTCCAAATACTTTTGGAACAAATTCAGGAGGAATCCCTGGACCATTGTCCTCAACAGAAATATGATAATGGTCAGAACCCAGTTTTTTAATTGTTATGTCTATATCCGGTAAAATTTCAGCTTCTTCACAGGCATCAAGGGAGTTTGTAATAAGCTCGTGAATTATTGTTGTCATACTTCTTAATTTTCCACTGTATCCCAACATATGCCTATTTTTCCTAAAAAATTCAGATATTGAATGTTCTTTAAATTCGTCAAATATTCCATCGCTTTCCGTTGCCATGATTTCACCATTAATTATTAAAATTAAAAAATGTTAAAAAAATATTACGATAGCCAATCTTCGAACTTTTTCGCTCAATATTAAATCCAATTATTTAATTATTTAGTGCCCATTGGGACGGTTTTTGAAGATTGACTATAATACACATAATAACTAAATAAAAATATTTTTTAAAATATATAAAGCATATATATTTACAATATATTTAAAGTATGTTGTTGAAAAAAGTAGACAAAAATAATCATAAAAAAGAGGAATTTAAAAAAATATTTATTTAATATAATATTTTTCCAATGGTGGCACAACCTGTTTTTTTCTTGACATAACTCCCTCTAAAAAGGTGCTATTATTTTCTACCGTTGTGTTAAATGCTTTTTCAAATGCTTTATTATCTCCAACTACTAAAACTTCGCTTCCCTCTTTCATTATGTCGGTTATAAGGAATAATATTAAATCATAATTTTCTTTGAATTTTTCTTCAAGTGCTTTGTAAATGTGCTGTTTTTTTGCTTCAACTTCTGAAACATCTATTACTTCAACCTGCCCAATACCTATTTTTTTACCATTGAAATCAAAATTTTTATAATCTAATGATATTATTTCCTCAGGACTCATTTTGCCCACTGATGATTTAGCTTTAAGGAGCTCCATGCCATATTTATTTATGTCATCAATATTTGCTATTTTTGCAAGTTTTTCAGCCAATTGTTTATCTGTTTCTGTGGTTGTAGGGGATTTAAATAAAACAGTATCTGATATAATTGCCGAAAGAAGAAGACCTGCTAAATCAGGCTTTAATTCTTTGTTTTTTCCTCCAATATATGGCATCATATTATTGAAGTATAATTCAGATATAACCGTAGCCGTGGAACCTAATGGCTTTGAAATAAATAATATTGGTTCGCTGGTTGTCATTCCCACCTTGTGGTGGTCAATTATACCAATTAATTTTCCTTCGTCCAAATCTTCTAAACTTTGGGATTTTTCAGCATGATCTACCAAAATAAGTTCTTTTCCTTTTGCTGACTTTATTAATTCGGGTTCCATAATTCCAAATCTTTTTAATATAAATTCAGTTTCGGGGTTGAGTTTTCCCAATCTTGCAGGAGCTCCGTCCATAAAATAAGATAAAACTATTGCCGAACAAATACTGTCTGTGTCTGGATTTGTATGTCCTGTAATATACAACATATTTTCACCATTGATATTTTTTCTATATATTTTATATATCTCATATATTTTATATAAAATTATAATAAATATTAATTAAATAGATAAACATACAACATATACACTATATATTATAAATATTTTGGTGATATAATGGAACAATCAATACAATTCAGAGCAAAAAAAGGAAAATGGACAGTAATTAAAAAAATAAATATTGACGAAAATACAACAGATACAGAAGTTGCAAGATTATTAAATTCCATTGACGAAACAGTTAATAAAAAGGTATATGAGTTTTTACCATTTGATTTGGATAAAATTGAAGAAATTGCTAACGAAATATACGAAAAGAAAAAAGGAAAAGTTAAAGAAGAAGATATAACCAATGCACTTTTAAAATTAAAATCCCCTGCAACAACAAGAAAATTAAATGCCATAACAAAATCAAAAGAGGGAAAGGCAATTGTAAAAATAATATTAAATAATATTGTTTTAGAAAGATTGGGTATAAAAACAAGATTAGAAACTAAATTGATAGATAAATATATGGAGAAAAATGAATAAGTAATAATCTAATTTATAAAATAGGGAGCTCCAAGGAGCTCCCATAAAATAAATAATAATTTTTAATTATTCTAATTCTTTGTATCCTAATGATTTTTTAAGAACATCTACATGTGGCTTTCCATAAGTTACCAATTTTCCTGTTCTCATATCATTTATTACAACAACAGCAGGAGCAAACATTCCTTTATCTATTTTATAGAAGTCGTAGTTTGCTGCTTTAAATGTTTCTAAAAATGGCTTACCGTAATCTTGTGATGAGCATGAAGGAAGTGCTTTACAAAGTGCTTCTACATCATCATTTTCATCACTTTCTATGTAGTAGTATGTTCTACCTCCATATAATACCATATCATTTGTAGCTCCCATCATAGCCAAATCGTCTCCAATAATTGGAGCAACAGGTGCGATTCCAGCTGCAAATTTAACTTTATTAACATCGAAGTGGAGAGCTTCAAGCATTTTATAGGTTCCGTTTTCTACAACTCTACCACTTATTTGTATTGACCCTACAAGTGATGAGGTTGGAGCTACTAAAAGATATACTTTACTTACATCTACACCACATTTTTCAGCAACAAATTCTGCAACTTCTTCATTTGGTAATTGTGATGCTTCCAAACATAAAATAGCAACATCTGCGTTGTCTTCGTAGTTTATTTCTTCGTAGGTTGCTTTTGGTATCTTTGCCAATGCTCTCGCAGGTCCTGAACCCATAGCAAAGAATTTTCCAATGTTAATTGTCCAACCTGCTTTTTGGGATCCCAATGTTGCTATTGCAGGATGTGAGGTTTTAACTTTTACACAAGGTAATACCATCTCATCGGATACGGTTCCAGCTATACTAACTCCAACATGAGCTAATCCTCCTAAACATATTTTTGTAAAGGCTTTTCCTGCCTCTATACTTCCCATAACATTTACTCCACAATCTAAAACTGTTGCCCCATTTTCTAATTTTATTACTTCAATGTTCATTTCTTCCGCTTTTTCAATCATATTTTCTACAATTGGCAAAGATTTTAAATTTACACTTAACATTTTTTCACCAGTTTTATGTTATTGGATATATAATATATAGAGTATGTATTTATAGTAAATCTTCGGTCTTTTTCAATAAACTGTCTCAAAATCGCAAAGCGATTTTTACGATTATATATTATATATTATATATGTATAAATATTTTCCATTAGAAATTTTATTATATTATATAACATATAA
The window above is part of the Methanococcus aeolicus Nankai-3 genome. Proteins encoded here:
- a CDS encoding manganese-dependent inorganic pyrophosphatase: MLYITGHTNPDTDSICSAIVLSYFMDGAPARLGKLNPETEFILKRFGIMEPELIKSAKGKELILVDHAEKSQSLEDLDEGKLIGIIDHHKVGMTTSEPILFISKPLGSTATVISELYFNNMMPYIGGKNKELKPDLAGLLLSAIISDTVLFKSPTTTETDKQLAEKLAKIANIDDINKYGMELLKAKSSVGKMSPEEIISLDYKNFDFNGKKIGIGQVEVIDVSEVEAKKQHIYKALEEKFKENYDLILFLITDIMKEGSEVLVVGDNKAFEKAFNTTVENNSTFLEGVMSRKKQVVPPLEKYYIK
- a CDS encoding DUF2666 domain-containing protein, with translation MEQSIQFRAKKGKWTVIKKINIDENTTDTEVARLLNSIDETVNKKVYEFLPFDLDKIEEIANEIYEKKKGKVKEEDITNALLKLKSPATTRKLNAITKSKEGKAIVKIILNNIVLERLGIKTRLETKLIDKYMEKNE
- the mch gene encoding methenyltetrahydromethanopterin cyclohydrolase encodes the protein MLSVNLKSLPIVENMIEKAEEMNIEVIKLENGATVLDCGVNVMGSIEAGKAFTKICLGGLAHVGVSIAGTVSDEMVLPCVKVKTSHPAIATLGSQKAGWTINIGKFFAMGSGPARALAKIPKATYEEINYEDNADVAILCLEASQLPNEEVAEFVAEKCGVDVSKVYLLVAPTSSLVGSIQISGRVVENGTYKMLEALHFDVNKVKFAAGIAPVAPIIGDDLAMMGATNDMVLYGGRTYYYIESDENDDVEALCKALPSCSSQDYGKPFLETFKAANYDFYKIDKGMFAPAVVVINDMRTGKLVTYGKPHVDVLKKSLGYKELE